A window of Calonectris borealis chromosome 3, bCalBor7.hap1.2, whole genome shotgun sequence contains these coding sequences:
- the CLDN20 gene encoding claudin-20 — MASASLQFFAFILALFGVFGDIAATLLPNWKVNADVGSNIITAITQMQGLWMDCTWYSTGMFSCTLKYSVLSLPVYIQAARTTMVLSCILSAFGICITTVGMKCTKLGGDTDSKSHACFAGGVCFILAGIFGLVPTSWYTREIISNFLDQTIPESTKHEPGGAVYTGFISAGFLLIAGVIFCTSCFKKQQGAWIYPPKHHHFPSTEQDSNAGYNLKDYV; from the coding sequence ATGGCATCAGCAAGTCTGCAgttctttgcttttattctggCTTTGTTCGGTGTTTTTGGAGATATCGCAGCCACGCTGCTACCAAACTGGAAGGTAAATGCAGATGTTGGTTCAAATATCATAACAGCTATAACACAGATGCAAGGACTTTGGATGGACTGCACATGGTACAGCACTGGGATGTTTAGCTGCACCCTGAAATACTCCGTTCTCTCTCTCCCCGTCTACATCCAGGCTGCACGGACCACCATGGTACTGTCTTGTATCCTATCAGCCTTTGGGATCTGCATCACTACAGTTGGAATGAAATGCacaaagttgggaggggacactgaCAGCAAAAGTCACGCTTGTTTTGCTGGAGGTGTCTGCTTCATTCTTGCAGGAATCTTTGGATTAGTACCAACATCCTGGTACACgagagaaattatttcaaattttctgGACCAGACCATTCCAGAGAGCACTAAACATGAACCAGGAGGAGCAGTTTATACAGGATTCATTTCAGCAGGGTTTCTGCTTATCGCAGGTGTGATATTCTGCActtcctgttttaaaaagcagcaaggagCATGGATTTACCCTCCAAAGCACCACCATTTCCCATCCACAGAGCAGGACAGCAATGCAGGTTACAACCTGAAGGACTACGTGTAA